The nucleotide sequence TCGAAAAGATCGCCCGCATCGACCGCACCAAAGAAGAGTTCGCCATCAGCGGCCGCGTGCTGCACGAGCCGCGTTTTCCCACGGCGAGTGGCCGGGCAAAGTTGCACACGCACACGTTGCCCGATCTGCCGGGCGGCGACGGCAGCCTGCGATTGATGACCGTCCGCAGCGAGGGCCAGTTCAATACGGTCGTCTACGAAGATTACGACCTGTATCGCGGCCAGGACCGCCGCGACGTCATTCTGCTGCACCCCACGGACGTCGAGCGACTGGGATTGGCAGAGAACCAGCGTGTGACCGTTCACAGCGAAGCCGGCTCGCTGCCGGGCATCCTGGTGCGGCCGTTCGCCGAAATCAAGGTCGGCAACGCCCTGATGTATTACCCCGAGGCCAACGTGCTGGTGCCCCGTCACGCCGATCCGCTCTCGAAGACTCCGGCGTTCAAGAGCATCGTCGTCACGTTGGAAGCGTCGCCGGCCGCCGAATTGCCGCGGGCGAAATCAAATGGCGCACCGGCAACGTTAAGAGTCGAGCGGAAGCCATTGCCGAGCTGTTAGGGCGGCGGCGGTGGTTCTGCTACGGGCCGATCGAGTTGAAGAATTCCTGCGACGAGACCATCTGCGAGACGATGCCTTCCTCAGTTCCGCCCGCGTTCAACTGGCTGATGAAATAGTTCGCGCCGTTGGCGTCGGCGTTGCGGCCGAGGTACGTCTGATATAACGATTGCACCAGGACTTGCTGATACTCGAGCTTCGACATCACCTGCGTGGCCACGGTGGCCCGCGTGACGGGCGTGCCGCCGCCGGGAAGCTCCGCCCCGATGGCCGCCAGCGCGCCCGGATCGACGTGGCGGCCCAGCAAGTCGGTGTACAGCCCGTCGGCAAAACCATTGACCGTGCCGCCGTGCAAATTGAAATACTCGTCCGAGCCGAGCACGATCGCCTTGACGGCCGCAATCGAGTAGCCTTCGGTCAACAACTGGTTGAAGCTGTTCAGCGCGGCGGAATCCGCCAGCCGGCCCAGATAGGCTTCGAAGACCGAGTCGATTTCGCGGATGTGGTACTCTTGGCTCCCTTCGATGCGCTGGGTCATCACGATCGGCGCAAGCCCCGCGTTCAAGGCGGCGGACCAGTACGTCAAGGCCGAAGTCTCCGCGTCGCGCCCTAACAGCTCGATATAGACCTGGTTCACATAGCGCTCGACCGTGTTGCCCACCAACTCCACCAGAGTGGACGAAGTGCTGCTGCCGAAGGTCGAATTGCCCGTGTATTGGGCCGAGAGCTGGCGGTTGCCGATCGGCAGCGACGAGGTAGTGAAGGTGGCCTGCTGTTGGCCGTTGACCGTGGTCAGCGAGGCGCTGCCGATTTGCGTCGAGCCGTCGAAGAAGTTTACGGAACCGGTGGGCACGCCTACGCCGCTCGACTTGACGACGGCGGTCAGCGTGATCGACTGGCCGGGCGAAATGGCGTTCTGGGGCGTCGAAAGCGTCGTAGTGGTGACGATGGCCGTGACTTTTTGCGAAAGCGTCGACGACGTCGATGCGTTGAAACTGCTGTCGCCGGAATAGAACGCGGTGATCGAGTGCGTGCCGGCCGTCAGCGCCGACGTGGTGAACGTCGCTTCCTGCTGACCGTTGACGGTCGACAGCGTGCCTGAACCGAGCAGCGTCGTGCCATTATTGTCGAAAAAGCTTACCGTGCCGGTAGGCGTGCCGCTCAGTCCGCTGGCCGGAGAGACGGTCGCGGTGAAGGTCACCGATTGATTGAGCTGGGAGGGATTGGCCGACGAGACCAGCGTGTCGGTGGTGTTCGCGGGCGTGAGCACCACGCTGCTGGCATTGTAGGTGATCTGAAACCGCTGCCCGTTGATGATCAGGCTGCTTCCCTGGGCGAAGGTGCCGGTGATCGTGCCGGTCGATTGAATCAGCGTAAACGGGGTCGTCGTGGTGAGCGGAATGTTGAGCGACGCGGTAAGGTTCGCACCGCCCAGATTCACCGCGCCTTTGGCGGCGAGTTGGCTGTAGTTGCCGGGTCCGTTGCCGGCGACCGTGCCGTCCAGAAGCACGTTGAAAGTGGTCGACGCATCGAGGGTCACGGCGCCGGTGGTAAGCACGCCTGGCGAGCTGACGCTGCCGGGCGAAATGGTGCCGCCACCCGCCGTGGCCGTGATCGTGCCCGTCGTTCCAAAGCCTCCCAGCGTGCCGCCGTTCAGGCTTACGTCGCCGATGGTGCCGTCGGCCAGCAGCGTGCCGGCGCTGGCGGTGGTGCCGCCGCTGTAGCTGTCGACGGCAAGCAAATCCAGGGTGCCGGCGCCGGCTTTGGTCAGCCCGCCCGAGCCGCTCACGACGCCGCCCACATTGAGCTGAGCGCCGCTGCCGACGGTAAACGTTTGGCCGGCGCCCAGCACGAGGGGCAGGTTCATCGTGTCGGTGCCGCTGGTGTCGCTGTCGGTGACGCCCGCCGTGATGGTCAGCGGAGTGCTGCCGCCGAGGTTATAACCGCCCGACGCCCCATTGAACGTAACCGAATTGACGGAGAGGCCGGAGATATCGTCGGTGTTGGTCAGATTGGAAGCGCCGGCGGGGAAAACCAGCGAATCGCCGCTGACGGGCACGCTGCCGCTCCAGTTCGTCACGCCCGAGATGTTTGTGCTCCAATTTGCGCCCAGCACGCCGGTCCACGTGTCAGTCGACAAAGCCAGGCGAACTTCGAGCGATTCGAATTGCCGGCTGGACCGGGTGAAGCGGCTATGTCGCCCGCTCACTCGGTGAGCGGATCTGGAAAGACCGGAACGAGGCGCGCTGCTGCGCGACTTTTTCTTGCTTGTGCGTCGAGGGAACCAGAGCATCGTAAATCTCACGTTGCGGGCTTGCGTGCGGGGACATTCATCGCCGTCATCTTCATCGGCAGGCGGGCGAAGCTGGGAGCCGTCGGCGTGCAAAAGTCGGGTCGTGCCGTCCGTGCGGGTCCGTCTTTGATAATCGTGCCGTCTTTTACAATCTAACGCCGAAGCTGCACGCAGGAGAAGGGCCGTTTATCTTTTTTGGCGTTCGGCGGCGAACAGCTCCTCGATCATGTCCTGTACGCGGTCGGCCGTGTGCAGCAGCCGGATGTGCCACAGCGATCTGGGCAGCCCAACCGGGTCGAACAGGTCGGGTCCCAGACAACCGAGAATCGCGGCGGCAAGCTGGTCGTTGCCGTCGCTGTGGCCATCGCGACCCACCGAGGCCTGAAAGCCCGCCCTGAGCGAATGCGCCACCATCGACCAGGCGGTGCCGCCCTGTTGCCAAGACGGGCGATCGCGAGTATCGTCGGCGAATTCGTGTGCCAGCGCGGCATCGAAGGCGAATTCAGCCACGTCGTCATGTATCAGCAAGCTGCCGATGAGCATGTCGTTCCAGCGCTCCACTTGCCGCCGCAGCCGGTTCAAATCGCCGGCGTCTTGGGCACCGACGCCCGGCCCGCAGAGAAGGAGAGTCAAGGCGCGGTGGCGGGCTTCGAGATGGCCGGTCAACACGCTCCGGGCAATCGGTTCGGCATCGGCCGTTTCTCGCCGGCGATCGTGGGCCGTCAGCACCGCCGCGCAGACGCGCGTCAGAACTTCGGTGGCCAGAATCTCTTCCAGCACAGGCCGAAGGCGAAGCTGTTTCAGCGATCGCGACCATCGCTGCTGGCGGCATTTGCAGACCGACCAGTATTGCCGCAGCGCCTCTGGCGAGATTTGCCGGTCAGAGCGGAGCACGAGCGGTGCGTGCGCCGTGACCACCGCGGCCAACTCAAGCAAATCGACGAGGGTCATGAGGAAGGGTTCAGGGTTCAGGGCCGGTGGCTGGGGCAGAGCCGCGGTGCCAGCGTGGTTCTTACCCCAAGGCGTCGTCGCGGCGATGCCCCGGTGCGTGCGAGCCGGGGCATCGGTTGGCCGCCCAGTCGTCGACTACGCTCGACCTCGACTTGGCCAACCTCTGCCCCAGCCACCGCGACCCAACCGGGCAAGAGAGCCTGAGGGGACAAAGGCTCGCTCGCCACAGTGGGTTGCTGTAGAGGGAAAGCAAACCGGGTGCCGTCCCTGAGCAGGGATTGCCGCAGCACACCTAACTGCTTAGGGCCATGGGCATTTGTGGTTGAGGCGCTGGAGATCGGCCCTTCCGAAAGGGGGGGGCTGGTTGCCTTTTTTCAACGCTTCGCGTAAAAGAAATGCCACAATCTCACGTGATCGGGTCGTCCAAGTCGACGACCGCGCCGCCTCAGACGACCACAAACGCCAGAGTAGCAGGGAGAGTTATGTGACATTGCCGGCCTTTAACGAGGAAGGCGATCTTCTCCGGCGGTTGGCCTGTTTCGACGGCGAGCAAGCGGCAGTAGAATACTGGCAGGTAAAACGCGGTGGTCGCGCACGCGGCATCGTTGAAATTATCGAGGAGCAATCATGATTCGTAACGATCAAGAGCTCGAAGCGACGCAGGAGCGGATCCGGCATTTCCAAGAGCAGATCGCCCATTTGCGTAAGGTCGAGACAAACCCGATGAGCTACCGCCTGTCTGCCTCAGGTTTCCTGGCGGAAACAGATCGCATGCAACTCGAAGTGCGCGACTATCTCGCATTGCACCCGAGTGAGGTTGCCACGACCACCTGACTGCTAAAACCACCGTGCCTTGTCCACCACGTTGATCAGCGGCTCATCGCGACGAAAACGGTGGATGTTCTCCAACAGCACGCCCAGGTGGCGTTCGGCAATACGCGGCGACGTGCCCGCCACGTGCGGCGTGATGATGACGTTCGACATCCGCCAGAGCGGATGATCGGCCGGCAAAGGCTCGGTCTCGAACACGTCGAGACCCGCTCCGGCGATCTCTTCCTCCGTC is from Pirellulales bacterium and encodes:
- a CDS encoding Ig-like domain repeat protein, whose amino-acid sequence is MSTDTWTGVLGANWSTNISGVTNWSGSVPVSGDSLVFPAGASNLTNTDDISGLSVNSVTFNGASGGYNLGGSTPLTITAGVTDSDTSGTDTMNLPLVLGAGQTFTVGSGAQLNVGGVVSGSGGLTKAGAGTLDLLAVDSYSGGTTASAGTLLADGTIGDVSLNGGTLGGFGTTGTITATAGGGTISPGSVSSPGVLTTGAVTLDASTTFNVLLDGTVAGNGPGNYSQLAAKGAVNLGGANLTASLNIPLTTTTPFTLIQSTGTITGTFAQGSSLIINGQRFQITYNASSVVLTPANTTDTLVSSANPSQLNQSVTFTATVSPASGLSGTPTGTVSFFDNNGTTLLGSGTLSTVNGQQEATFTTSALTAGTHSITAFYSGDSSFNASTSSTLSQKVTAIVTTTTLSTPQNAISPGQSITLTAVVKSSGVGVPTGSVNFFDGSTQIGSASLTTVNGQQQATFTTSSLPIGNRQLSAQYTGNSTFGSSTSSTLVELVGNTVERYVNQVYIELLGRDAETSALTYWSAALNAGLAPIVMTQRIEGSQEYHIREIDSVFEAYLGRLADSAALNSFNQLLTEGYSIAAVKAIVLGSDEYFNLHGGTVNGFADGLYTDLLGRHVDPGALAAIGAELPGGGTPVTRATVATQVMSKLEYQQVLVQSLYQTYLGRNADANGANYFISQLNAGGTEEGIVSQMVSSQEFFNSIGP